A window of the Physeter macrocephalus isolate SW-GA chromosome 7, ASM283717v5, whole genome shotgun sequence genome harbors these coding sequences:
- the CRLF2 gene encoding cytokine receptor-like factor 2, which translates to MRRKFLPWAASALFLLGHLMASGETELEEALKLQIINFNFETVTVTWNASEYSGTNLTFLQKLSSSEAYRPCSKYTLQQGYTAGCLLEVEKDEVLHFSLRNGTHPLLSKSLWISSYLKPRSLSDLSFQWHQGAVTVTCSDLWYKGLVYEIQHKTTFDTEWQSKEAKTCNVTLDSLDAEKCYFFRARVKTLESSYGSDTYPSDWSEVIYQQRGKVTDLCRENSLFPNFILIAGMVTFLIASLLLLPLWKLPRVKKALMPSVPDPRFTFSGLFESHQGNFQEWIKDTQNVAHLNKMEDGEQESIPEEAVVVQLAEMPKTAVTSPVYRQTEEEEATGEPGQLPRQHPQGSEVVSLGDFTFVMTDNSYMMF; encoded by the exons AAGAAGCATTGAAGCTTCAAATCATCAACTTTAATTTCGAAACTGTGACGGTTACATGGAATGCAAGTGAATACTCTGGGACTAATTTGACATTCCTCCAAAA GTTAAGCAGCAGTGAGGCATACAGACCATGCTCCAAGTATACCCTTCAACAAGGTTACACTGCCGGGTGCCTCTTGGAAGTAGAAAAAGATGAAGTTCTACATTTTTCCCTCAGGAATGGAACACACCCTCTTCTCAGCAAGAGTCTATGGATCAGTAGTTACC TGAAACCCAGATCCCTGAGTGATCTGAGCTTCCAGTGGCATCAGGGAGCAGTGACAGTGACCTGCTCTGACCTGTGGTACAAAGGCCTCGTGTATGAAATCCAGCACAAGACCACCTTTGACACCGAGTGGCAG tccaaggaggcaaaaacctgCAATGTCACTCTCGACAGTTTGGATGCTGAGAAGTGTTATTTCTTTCGGGCCAGAGTGAAAACGCTGGAGTCCAGCTACGGCTCTGACACATACCCAAGTGACTGGTCAGAGGTGATATACCAGCAGAGGGGCAAGGTAACAG ATTTGTGCAGGGAAAACAGCCttttcccaaattttattttaattgctggCATGGTCACCTTCCTGATagcctcccttctccttctgcctTTATGGAAACTACCAAG GGTTAAGAAGGCTCTCATGCCCAGTGTGCCAGATCCCAGATTCACCTTCTCTGGGCTCTTTGAGTCTCACCAAGGTAACTTCCAG GAGTGGATCAAGGACACGCAGAACGTGGCTCACTTGAATAAGATGGAAGACGGGGAGCAGGAGTCCATCCCGGAAGAGGCCGTGGTGGTCCAGCTGGCCGAGATGCCCAAGACAGCGGTGACGAGCCCTGTGTACCGgcagacagaggaggaagaggccacCGGGGAGCCCGGCCAGCTCCCTCGCCAGCACCCCCAGGGCAGCGAGGTGGTCTCTCTCGGGGATTTTACGTTTGTGATGACTGACAACTCATACATGATGTTCTGA